The Vibrio pomeroyi genome window below encodes:
- a CDS encoding porin family protein, with the protein MKKTLLALALLGASSTAMADSWLYGGVMGGQNSFAGEDENAVGIHVGTGILPLIGVEAGYWDLGSFDNVSYGNRAKQGVDVSTAYLAIKPSIDFGPLHVYAKGGLHSYEVKGDNFKQDDIDVMFAVGAEYFIFGPLSVGASYQNFKMKDDDSGVFSLNATIHLL; encoded by the coding sequence ATGAAAAAAACGTTATTGGCACTAGCACTGCTAGGTGCATCTTCAACAGCTATGGCTGATTCTTGGTTGTACGGCGGCGTAATGGGTGGTCAAAACTCATTCGCTGGCGAAGATGAGAATGCAGTGGGCATCCATGTGGGTACAGGTATCCTTCCACTTATCGGTGTTGAAGCGGGTTACTGGGATCTAGGTTCTTTCGACAACGTTAGCTACGGTAACCGTGCTAAGCAAGGTGTTGACGTAAGCACTGCTTACCTAGCAATCAAACCAAGCATCGACTTCGGTCCTCTACACGTATACGCGAAGGGCGGTCTTCACTCTTACGAAGTGAAAGGCGATAACTTCAAGCAAGACGATATAGACGTAATGTTTGCAGTTGGCGCAGAATACTTCATCTTTGGTCCACTATCTGTAGGCGCTAGCTACCAAAACTTCAAAATGAAAGATGACGACTCAGGCGTTTTCTCTCTAAACGCAACTATCCACCTACTGTAG
- a CDS encoding TetR/AcrR family transcriptional regulator, translating into MFGFGCKGDKQGIFGCKGVLSKKQQSIADREVELMLLAKDLVREQGFGNLTMDKLTAASSYSKGTIYNHFCSKEDVVLALCIHSLKTEALMFARSGEFEGNSREKIVALHVAYRVYARMEPVLSTCAIMAKSPWVLEKASSARVAEMNQLEEIVIEQADLLVNQAVEAGDLKFSSGVGSDAIVFANWSIAFGSNALSQNASNSHCIKRLQDPYSVLHNANMILDGLNWQPLSSDWDYRKTWRRVEQELFSEEIAYLESVGR; encoded by the coding sequence ATGTTTGGCTTTGGTTGTAAAGGCGATAAACAAGGTATCTTTGGTTGCAAAGGCGTGTTGTCTAAAAAGCAGCAGTCTATCGCAGACCGAGAAGTAGAGTTGATGTTGTTAGCAAAAGATCTGGTTCGAGAACAAGGGTTCGGAAACCTCACGATGGATAAGCTAACGGCCGCGAGCTCTTATTCTAAAGGTACGATATATAATCACTTTTGCAGCAAAGAAGACGTAGTTTTAGCCTTGTGTATTCACTCTTTAAAGACCGAGGCATTGATGTTTGCTCGTTCTGGAGAGTTTGAAGGCAACTCACGCGAAAAGATTGTCGCATTGCACGTTGCGTACCGAGTTTATGCTCGTATGGAACCGGTATTATCAACTTGCGCGATTATGGCGAAAAGCCCGTGGGTACTAGAGAAAGCCTCCAGTGCACGCGTGGCCGAGATGAATCAATTAGAAGAGATCGTTATCGAACAAGCGGACCTGCTCGTCAATCAAGCAGTAGAAGCCGGTGACCTAAAGTTCTCTTCTGGCGTGGGTTCAGATGCCATCGTGTTCGCCAACTGGTCAATCGCATTTGGTTCAAATGCTTTGTCTCAGAATGCTTCAAACAGTCATTGTATCAAGCGGTTACAAGACCCGTATTCAGTATTACATAACGCGAACATGATTTTAGACGGCCTCAACTGGCAGCCCCTTTCGAGTGATTGGGATTACCGCAAAACCTGGCGCCGTGTAGAACAAGAACTGTTCAGCGAAGAGATCGCTTACTTAGAATCAGTAGGTCGATAG
- a CDS encoding MMPL family transporter — METVMKHDSQKPAFDQQNRDNRNVDNANADLNNSWHSIPTKRSFIVLLVVFSIIMLSAFGAKNLYFRGDYNIFFEGTNKQLMAFDEIQTTFAKTDNLAIVVAPEDGNVFTPETLTLIQNLTVDAWQIPYSSRVDSLANYQHTEAVEDDLLVEDLLYEEYEHTPERIAKVKQIALNEPLLKNALVSASGDVTIVNVTVQLPEVDKTAEVQEVIAAINTMIAKYQADYPNVEFHKAGIIAMNNAFMMSAQEDSSTLVPLMLLVVLVFLTFMLRSFFSVVATLVVIISSIVATMGLSGWAGMFLSTATVNVPTLVLTLAVADCVHVIVTMRQAMQRGMEKAQAIQYSIKLNAMPILITSVTTAIGFLMMNMSDSPVLRDFGNLSALGVIIACILSVTMLPALLKLLPVKRLPVNPTAAGNVTFMDKLGDFVVTNRKALLPVSTLVIVGAAALIPLNKVNDESVKYFDTSSEFRQAADFMEETVSGMTTISIAVKTNESQAIADPVFLQAIGDFTEWLRVQPETDHVATLSDVYMRLNKNMHGDDDSYNQLPLNRELAAQYLLLYEMSLPYGLDLNNQINVDKSSIKMVLTVDNLGSVELVELEERIYSWFAANAPQYEVVASSPSLMFAHIGETNMASMLSTLPITLVLISGLMIFALRSVRLGMISLVPNIAPAIIGFGLWALISGEINLGLSVVVTLTLGIVVDDAVHFLSKYQRARLEGKSAEEAVRYAFHTVGRALWITTVVLVAGFSVLAMSSFRLNSDMGLLSAIVIFIALVVDFILLPSLLMIFDKQTHYSNKHDTQSQTNPTAELTTSTK; from the coding sequence ATGGAGACTGTGATGAAACATGACAGCCAGAAGCCCGCTTTCGATCAGCAAAATCGAGATAACCGTAATGTCGATAACGCAAACGCTGATCTAAATAACAGTTGGCACTCAATACCGACCAAGCGTTCGTTTATCGTTCTGCTGGTGGTTTTTTCAATCATCATGCTCTCTGCTTTTGGGGCAAAGAACCTCTACTTTAGAGGGGACTACAACATCTTCTTCGAAGGCACCAACAAACAGTTGATGGCGTTTGACGAGATCCAAACTACCTTTGCAAAAACCGACAACCTCGCGATTGTTGTCGCTCCTGAAGATGGCAATGTCTTCACCCCAGAAACTCTCACCCTAATTCAAAACCTCACGGTCGATGCGTGGCAGATCCCGTACTCAAGCCGTGTCGACTCCCTTGCCAATTATCAGCATACCGAAGCGGTTGAAGACGACCTCTTGGTCGAAGACCTGCTGTATGAAGAATACGAGCACACACCAGAGCGAATCGCCAAAGTAAAACAGATCGCCCTCAATGAACCTCTGCTTAAAAACGCATTAGTCTCAGCCTCTGGCGATGTGACGATTGTGAACGTCACCGTGCAATTGCCTGAAGTGGATAAAACTGCGGAAGTGCAAGAAGTAATCGCGGCTATCAATACTATGATCGCCAAGTACCAAGCCGATTACCCGAATGTCGAATTCCATAAAGCGGGCATCATCGCCATGAACAACGCATTTATGATGTCGGCTCAAGAAGACAGCTCAACACTCGTGCCGTTAATGCTGTTGGTGGTGTTGGTGTTCCTAACCTTTATGCTGCGCTCGTTCTTTAGTGTGGTGGCGACCTTAGTTGTGATTATCTCTTCAATTGTTGCCACCATGGGGTTGTCTGGCTGGGCAGGGATGTTCCTCAGCACCGCAACGGTCAACGTTCCGACCTTAGTGCTAACCCTTGCCGTTGCTGATTGTGTTCACGTAATCGTGACCATGAGACAAGCCATGCAACGCGGGATGGAGAAAGCACAAGCCATTCAATACAGCATCAAGCTCAATGCGATGCCTATTCTGATCACCTCAGTGACCACCGCAATTGGTTTCTTGATGATGAACATGTCGGACTCTCCGGTATTACGAGATTTCGGTAACTTGTCTGCATTGGGTGTGATCATCGCGTGTATCCTCTCTGTGACTATGCTTCCTGCGTTGTTAAAACTGTTGCCAGTTAAGCGCTTGCCAGTAAATCCAACAGCGGCAGGTAATGTGACCTTCATGGATAAACTGGGTGACTTTGTGGTAACCAACCGTAAAGCACTGCTGCCTGTTTCAACGCTTGTGATTGTTGGTGCTGCCGCATTAATTCCACTCAACAAAGTGAACGATGAATCGGTGAAGTATTTCGATACCTCAAGCGAATTCAGACAAGCGGCCGACTTCATGGAAGAGACGGTAAGCGGCATGACCACCATCAGCATCGCGGTTAAGACTAACGAGTCTCAAGCGATTGCTGATCCTGTGTTTTTGCAAGCGATTGGTGACTTTACTGAATGGCTACGCGTTCAACCAGAAACCGACCATGTGGCAACGCTTTCCGATGTTTACATGCGTTTGAACAAGAACATGCATGGCGATGACGACAGCTACAACCAATTGCCGCTTAACCGTGAACTTGCCGCGCAATACCTACTGCTTTACGAGATGTCTCTGCCGTATGGCCTGGACTTAAACAACCAGATCAACGTCGATAAGTCATCGATCAAAATGGTTCTTACTGTCGATAACCTTGGCAGTGTTGAGCTAGTCGAACTCGAAGAGCGCATTTACTCATGGTTTGCAGCCAATGCACCTCAGTATGAAGTCGTCGCGTCGAGCCCATCACTGATGTTTGCTCACATTGGTGAAACCAACATGGCGAGTATGCTATCGACTCTGCCTATCACCTTAGTGCTTATCTCTGGCTTGATGATCTTTGCGTTGCGCTCAGTTCGCTTGGGCATGATCAGCCTAGTGCCGAACATTGCACCTGCAATTATTGGCTTTGGTTTATGGGCGCTTATCTCTGGTGAAATCAACCTTGGCTTATCCGTCGTGGTCACGCTCACTCTGGGCATCGTGGTCGATGATGCGGTGCACTTCTTAAGCAAATACCAGCGCGCACGATTAGAAGGAAAATCAGCGGAAGAAGCGGTTCGTTACGCTTTCCACACCGTTGGCCGCGCATTGTGGATCACCACAGTTGTGCTTGTGGCTGGCTTCTCTGTACTGGCGATGTCGAGCTTCAGACTCAATTCCGACATGGGCTTACTCAGCGCGATTGTGATTTTCATTGCGCTGGTGGTCGACTTCATCTTGCTACCAAGCTTACTGATGATCTTCGACAAACAAACTCACTACTCAAACAAGCATGACACTCAGTCACAGACTAATCCAACAGCCGAACTGACTACTTCGACCAAATAA
- a CDS encoding outer membrane lipoprotein-sorting protein has protein sequence MKIVKQSLVTTLFTLSTFAAFPALADPAKGLEIAEQRKAVDVGWGDSVATMEMLLRNKQGESSTRLMRLKSLEVDDDGDKGLTIFDEPRDVKGTAFLNHSHITKSDDQWLYLPALKRVKRISSRNKSGPFMGSEFAYEDLSSFELEKYTFNYIEDAKLEGVDTFVLEQVPTDKNSGYTMQKVWLDQQYYRPIQVEFYDRKGALLKTLSFQDYKQYLNQYWRAHTMSMQNHQTGKSTVLTTTDLAFQTGLKDKDFQKNTLKRAK, from the coding sequence ATGAAAATCGTTAAACAATCACTCGTTACTACATTATTCACACTGAGCACATTCGCCGCTTTCCCAGCGTTAGCAGACCCAGCGAAAGGCTTAGAAATTGCCGAGCAACGCAAAGCCGTTGATGTCGGGTGGGGCGATTCTGTCGCGACCATGGAAATGCTACTGCGCAACAAACAGGGCGAAAGCAGCACACGTCTAATGCGATTGAAATCATTAGAAGTGGATGACGATGGCGACAAAGGTTTGACCATTTTTGATGAGCCGCGCGATGTAAAAGGCACGGCTTTCTTAAACCATTCGCACATCACTAAATCCGATGACCAATGGTTGTATCTGCCGGCATTGAAACGTGTAAAGCGCATCTCTTCACGTAACAAGTCGGGTCCGTTTATGGGCAGTGAATTTGCTTACGAAGACTTAAGCTCGTTCGAGCTAGAAAAGTACACCTTTAACTACATTGAAGACGCGAAGCTGGAAGGCGTAGACACCTTTGTTTTAGAGCAAGTACCGACCGATAAAAATTCAGGCTATACCATGCAGAAAGTATGGCTAGACCAACAATACTACCGCCCAATTCAGGTCGAGTTTTACGACCGAAAAGGCGCATTGCTGAAAACCTTGTCGTTCCAAGACTACAAACAGTACCTAAACCAATACTGGCGCGCGCACACCATGTCGATGCAAAACCATCAAACAGGCAAGAGCACCGTATTAACCACAACAGATTTGGCGTTCCAGACCGGTCTTAAAGACAAGGACTTCCAAAAAAACACGCTTAAACGTGCTAAGTAA
- a CDS encoding GGDEF domain-containing protein, which produces MNSFNWDTNFETGIGVVDEQHQYLVGFINHYGNLLSENTISIDDMNVALLDLTRYAEFHFKEEESLMRERGVYDLHIEEHVKVHRVFMQDIYSMQAFILEEDQASARQLLDFLIHWLAYHILGIDQNMARQVAAIEEGATPQQAFEAEEKQQDSSTIPLLAALKGLFEQVSERNKQLLRFNQLLEDKVEERTAELKRANKKLEELSLTDSLTNLPNRRCAFKQLAVHWQDSKELGVPLVCIMIDADHFKRINDTSGHDAGDLVLKTLSRELKNTFRNDDIVCRLGGDEFLVICPDTDLKGGMHIAETTRQKVSELEVETGNQAWIGSISVGVAEMTQEFETMNELIKAADESVYLAKNAGKNSVCSIQI; this is translated from the coding sequence ATGAATTCATTTAATTGGGATACAAACTTTGAAACAGGTATTGGTGTTGTAGACGAACAGCATCAATACCTTGTTGGTTTTATCAACCACTACGGAAACCTGTTGTCGGAGAATACAATTTCTATCGATGACATGAACGTCGCTTTGCTTGACCTCACACGTTATGCCGAATTTCATTTTAAAGAAGAAGAATCTTTGATGAGAGAGCGTGGCGTTTATGACTTACACATTGAAGAACACGTCAAAGTTCATCGCGTGTTTATGCAAGATATCTACAGCATGCAAGCCTTCATCTTGGAAGAAGATCAGGCGTCAGCACGTCAGTTGTTGGACTTCCTCATCCATTGGCTTGCTTATCACATCCTTGGTATCGACCAAAACATGGCACGACAAGTGGCGGCGATAGAAGAGGGCGCAACACCTCAACAAGCCTTTGAAGCAGAAGAAAAGCAGCAAGACTCTTCGACCATCCCTTTACTGGCCGCGCTTAAAGGCTTATTTGAACAAGTCTCTGAACGAAACAAACAGTTGTTACGCTTCAACCAGTTACTCGAAGACAAAGTCGAGGAACGTACCGCAGAATTGAAACGAGCGAACAAGAAGCTTGAAGAGCTGTCGTTAACAGACTCACTCACTAATTTGCCTAACCGTCGCTGTGCTTTTAAACAGTTAGCAGTGCATTGGCAAGATTCAAAAGAACTTGGCGTACCTTTGGTGTGCATTATGATTGATGCAGACCACTTCAAACGCATTAATGACACCAGTGGTCATGATGCAGGCGATTTGGTACTAAAAACCCTCTCGCGCGAACTAAAAAACACGTTTCGTAATGATGATATTGTGTGTCGATTAGGGGGCGATGAATTCTTGGTGATTTGCCCAGACACCGACCTTAAAGGGGGCATGCACATCGCAGAAACGACTCGACAGAAAGTGTCTGAATTAGAGGTCGAAACCGGCAACCAAGCTTGGATTGGTAGCATCAGTGTCGGTGTGGCTGAAATGACCCAAGAATTCGAAACCATGAATGAATTGATTAAAGCGGCTGACGAGTCCGTTTATTTAGCGAAAAACGCAGGGAAGAACAGCGTTTGTTCTATTCAAATCTAG
- the pheS gene encoding phenylalanine--tRNA ligase subunit alpha, with protein sequence MQHLEEIIANATTAIDTADSLVALDEVRVQYLGKKGELTLQLQSLGKLPPEERRTAGQEINKAKGAVQQAIAARKDALQRAELEAKLAEETIDVSLPGRRIENGGLHPVTRTVERIEQFFGELGFSTESGPEIEDAFHNFDALNIADDHPARTDHDTFFFNPDLMLRTHTSGVQIRTMENGKPPFRFIAPGRVYRNDYDQTHTPMFHQVEGMLVDENVNFAQLKGILNDFLCNFFEEEVEVRFRPSFFPFTEPSAEVDVKRKDGKWLEVLGCGMVHPNVLRSVGIDPEKYSGFAFGMGVERLTMLRYGVNDLRAFFENDLRFLKQFK encoded by the coding sequence ATGCAACATCTAGAAGAGATCATTGCTAATGCAACGACTGCTATTGATACAGCAGATTCGTTAGTCGCACTTGATGAAGTGCGAGTTCAGTATTTAGGTAAGAAGGGTGAACTAACTCTTCAACTACAAAGCCTAGGTAAACTTCCACCTGAAGAGCGTCGCACTGCTGGTCAAGAGATCAACAAAGCGAAAGGTGCTGTTCAACAAGCGATCGCAGCTCGCAAAGACGCACTACAACGTGCAGAGCTTGAAGCGAAACTAGCTGAAGAAACTATCGATGTGAGCCTACCAGGTCGTCGCATTGAGAACGGTGGTCTTCACCCAGTTACACGCACAGTTGAGCGTATCGAACAGTTCTTTGGTGAGCTTGGCTTTAGCACTGAGTCTGGCCCTGAGATCGAAGATGCATTCCACAACTTTGATGCACTAAACATCGCAGACGATCACCCAGCTCGTACTGATCACGATACTTTCTTCTTCAACCCTGATCTAATGCTACGTACGCACACTTCTGGTGTTCAAATCCGTACGATGGAAAACGGCAAACCGCCATTCCGCTTCATTGCTCCGGGTCGTGTTTACCGTAACGACTACGATCAAACTCACACGCCAATGTTCCACCAAGTGGAAGGTATGTTAGTTGATGAGAACGTAAACTTCGCACAACTTAAAGGCATTCTTAACGATTTCCTTTGTAACTTCTTTGAAGAAGAAGTTGAAGTGCGTTTCCGTCCTTCATTCTTCCCGTTCACAGAGCCTTCAGCTGAAGTTGACGTGAAACGTAAAGATGGCAAATGGCTAGAAGTTCTAGGCTGTGGCATGGTTCACCCTAACGTACTTCGCTCTGTTGGCATCGACCCTGAGAAATACTCTGGTTTTGCATTCGGTATGGGTGTAGAGCGTCTAACGATGCTTCGTTACGGCGTAAATGACCTTCGTGCGTTCTTCGAGAACGACCTTCGTTTCCTTAAACAATTCAAGTAA
- the pheT gene encoding phenylalanine--tRNA ligase subunit beta: MKFSESWLREWVKPAINSEELAHQITMAGLEVDDVEPVAGEFTGVKVGKVVECGQHPDADKLQVTKIDIGEEELLDIVCGASNCRLGLTVAVATVGAVLPGNFKIKKAKLRGVPSHGMLCSFSELGIDVESDGILELPEGTTLGMDVRELLELNDVTIDVDLTANRADCFSIRGLAREAGVLNRADVTEPAVEAVATSIEDTVSVEVKATDACPRYLGRVVKNVNVKAETPIWMQEKLRRCGIRSIDPVVDITNYVMLEQGQPMHAFDLAKIEGGIVVRLAEQGEKLTLLDGNEAELNSNTLVIADHNKALAIAGIFGGEDSGVTTETTDVLLEAAFFAPDHIRGRARAYGLHTDSSLRFERGVDSTLQLAAMERATQLLVDICGGEVAPVNGSESEADLPKANVVSLRRAKLDSLLGHEIPSEDVVEILTRLGCEVETTEAGWTATSPSWRFDIAIEQDLIEEVGRIYGYDNIPNQAPKAALKMNDHKEADQPLKRVRDLLVDRGYHEAITYSFVEPEQQKLVVPGVEPLILPFPISADMSAMRLGLIQGLLNTVVHNQKRQQSRVRLFESGLRFIPEETAENGMRQEMMLAGVISGTRGEEHWDVATNTVDFFDLKGDLEAVLELTANEKAYSFKAAKHPALHPGQTAAIVVDGKEVGIIGTVHPELERKFGLNGRTIVFEIEWAAINTRVLPEAVAVSKFPANRRDIAVVVDEAVASGDIVEACIAAGGEFLTDAKLFDVYVGKGVEEGKKSLAIALSLQSVERTLEDADIAGSVDAIVASISEKFGAALRD, translated from the coding sequence ATGAAATTCAGTGAATCTTGGCTACGCGAGTGGGTTAAACCTGCAATTAACAGCGAAGAGCTAGCTCACCAAATCACTATGGCTGGTTTGGAAGTTGACGATGTAGAACCTGTTGCTGGTGAATTCACCGGCGTTAAAGTAGGTAAAGTGGTTGAGTGCGGTCAGCACCCAGACGCAGACAAACTACAAGTAACGAAAATTGATATCGGCGAAGAAGAGCTGTTAGACATCGTTTGTGGTGCATCTAACTGTCGTCTTGGCCTAACTGTAGCAGTAGCAACAGTTGGCGCAGTACTGCCTGGTAACTTCAAAATCAAGAAAGCAAAACTACGTGGCGTTCCATCGCACGGCATGCTTTGTTCTTTCTCTGAGCTAGGTATCGACGTAGAGTCTGACGGCATCCTTGAGCTACCAGAAGGCACAACGCTAGGTATGGACGTACGTGAGCTTCTTGAGCTTAACGACGTAACTATCGACGTAGACCTAACAGCAAACCGCGCAGACTGCTTCAGCATCCGTGGCCTTGCTCGTGAAGCTGGCGTACTAAACCGCGCAGACGTTACAGAGCCAGCAGTAGAAGCTGTTGCAACAAGCATTGAAGACACAGTATCTGTTGAAGTTAAAGCAACTGATGCTTGTCCACGTTACCTTGGCCGTGTGGTTAAGAACGTAAACGTGAAAGCGGAAACACCAATCTGGATGCAAGAAAAACTGCGTCGTTGTGGTATCCGTTCAATCGACCCAGTTGTAGACATCACAAACTACGTGATGCTAGAGCAAGGCCAACCAATGCACGCATTTGATCTAGCTAAGATCGAAGGTGGTATCGTGGTTCGTCTAGCAGAGCAGGGCGAAAAACTAACACTTCTAGATGGCAACGAAGCTGAACTAAACAGCAACACGCTTGTTATCGCAGACCACAACAAAGCACTAGCAATCGCTGGTATCTTTGGTGGTGAAGATTCAGGTGTTACTACTGAAACTACAGACGTACTTCTAGAAGCAGCATTCTTCGCACCGGATCACATCCGTGGTCGCGCACGTGCTTACGGCCTTCACACAGATTCTTCTCTACGTTTCGAGCGTGGTGTTGATTCAACACTTCAGCTAGCTGCTATGGAGCGTGCAACACAGCTTCTCGTTGATATCTGTGGTGGTGAAGTTGCGCCAGTAAACGGCAGCGAATCTGAAGCTGATCTACCAAAAGCAAACGTAGTATCTCTACGTCGCGCTAAGCTAGACAGCCTACTAGGTCACGAAATCCCATCTGAAGACGTGGTAGAAATCCTAACTCGTCTAGGCTGTGAAGTTGAGACGACAGAAGCTGGTTGGACGGCAACGTCTCCATCTTGGCGTTTCGATATCGCAATCGAGCAAGACCTAATTGAAGAAGTAGGTCGTATCTACGGTTACGATAACATTCCAAACCAAGCGCCTAAAGCGGCACTTAAAATGAATGACCACAAAGAAGCTGACCAACCGCTTAAGCGCGTTCGTGACCTTCTTGTAGACCGTGGCTACCACGAAGCGATCACATACAGCTTCGTAGAACCAGAACAGCAAAAACTTGTTGTACCTGGTGTTGAGCCGCTAATCCTGCCATTCCCAATCTCTGCGGACATGTCAGCAATGCGTCTTGGCCTAATCCAAGGTCTTCTAAACACAGTGGTTCACAACCAGAAGCGTCAACAGTCTCGCGTTCGTCTATTCGAATCAGGCCTACGTTTCATCCCTGAAGAAACAGCTGAAAACGGCATGCGCCAAGAAATGATGCTTGCGGGTGTTATCTCTGGTACTCGCGGTGAAGAGCACTGGGACGTTGCAACTAACACTGTTGACTTCTTCGACCTGAAAGGCGACCTAGAAGCAGTTCTAGAGCTAACAGCGAACGAGAAAGCATACAGCTTCAAAGCAGCTAAGCACCCAGCACTTCACCCAGGTCAAACTGCGGCTATCGTAGTAGACGGCAAAGAAGTGGGTATCATTGGTACTGTTCACCCAGAACTAGAGCGTAAGTTTGGTCTTAACGGCCGTACTATCGTATTCGAAATCGAATGGGCAGCTATCAATACTCGCGTGCTTCCAGAAGCAGTAGCAGTATCTAAGTTCCCTGCAAACCGTCGTGATATCGCAGTAGTTGTTGACGAAGCAGTAGCTTCTGGCGACATCGTAGAAGCGTGTATCGCAGCTGGTGGCGAATTCCTAACAGACGCTAAACTGTTCGACGTTTACGTAGGTAAGGGCGTAGAAGAAGGCAAGAAGAGCCTAGCTATCGCACTTAGCCTACAGTCTGTAGAACGCACACTTGAAGATGCAGACATCGCTGGTTCAGTAGATGCCATCGTAGCTTCAATCTCAGAGAAATTCGGCGCAGCACTTCGCGACTAA
- a CDS encoding SLATT domain-containing protein, whose amino-acid sequence MTGSIHPSLSALNQDFMTENLFERLHKDTKIVANARFNNSKRLAKKTWWSLFSISSISIALILLTIAENTVELKFVEPIIFVDLSLPNWIFTTLSSIIILALSIAISSARLDVQYEKMHDSAIRINNVARQIEARKESEQFNLYTHSLNEYQRIISENPVNHEDIDFLIAKSEVNKKMGNRYLFRKYITQNFCLIPYYLITLVSLNVIISILSKVTLRIC is encoded by the coding sequence GTGACTGGTAGCATACACCCAAGTTTATCAGCTTTAAATCAAGACTTTATGACGGAAAATCTTTTTGAACGCTTACACAAAGACACAAAAATTGTGGCGAATGCTAGGTTCAACAACAGCAAAAGGTTAGCTAAAAAGACGTGGTGGTCATTGTTTTCGATATCATCGATCTCAATTGCACTCATATTGTTAACCATTGCTGAGAATACGGTAGAATTAAAATTTGTTGAACCTATAATATTTGTTGATTTAAGTCTTCCAAACTGGATATTTACGACACTTTCATCGATTATAATACTTGCATTATCTATTGCTATATCATCTGCAAGACTTGATGTTCAATACGAAAAAATGCATGACTCTGCAATCCGTATTAACAATGTAGCAAGACAGATTGAAGCAAGGAAAGAGTCTGAACAGTTTAACTTATATACACACTCGCTAAATGAGTATCAAAGAATTATATCTGAGAACCCAGTAAATCATGAAGATATTGACTTCTTAATCGCAAAGTCTGAAGTTAATAAAAAAATGGGTAATAGATATTTATTTAGGAAATATATAACTCAAAATTTCTGTTTAATTCCTTACTATTTGATAACTTTAGTCTCTCTTAATGTAATAATATCGATACTTAGCAAGGTAACTTTAAGAATATGTTAA